A genome region from Anastrepha ludens isolate Willacy chromosome 3, idAnaLude1.1, whole genome shotgun sequence includes the following:
- the LOC128857065 gene encoding proton channel OtopLc-like, translating into MDSSPDLSLKLRRGSSDSRDNFYMDFAQGIDSDIEEVDNSALALEPQQPPPPPLPVMAPEDALGAGFIPPPPLPMQGQPLPTLTEHDDLPPTPPPHHPTDTAVDSPPASPTSSVLEMIPPPPLSPPMATPPPPVRAMAPPSPPIETEDEGDDADVDEEEEEDDDKSTPPPPLPPLPSNFSYVHGNGAHGVNGVTPPTTKSPSTSPSPPDTPPPCPKMTLPMKLASPPPPMHAQAPLPLTPPSESDQSQPNSPPPPLPQHAALPQSPPRSVGSPTSSAGSQPRSIGSQQRVVVGSPPHSTSSQPRSVGSPQGSIGSPPRSRELAMDDGPATPSPDFGEPSDVIAAALAAAVEVKSAELIQGITYGTAYHMIDETKSSNEDESTTITTPPSNGYSASSIIPPPADQLGELEQDTGMMLADIPPPPGMEDELPIEEQEEEMEVEEDAKKQAAELMEVDEIIEDEQTSSEKTPISERQLSDAITEDHTTADTPADEIVETRGTPTSQATPRGTPHPTPPTSGSPKKKRSSVTGSGGSGSGSRSASRSASHSGSHGSGSRNASRSGSVRGSVASRAGSIAAASVASAAASIASGSQPVIEAVASTVAVASPQPSVKSIRSQPSIKSSYSKHSASPPVMKSPPEGDRPPVMPSPPAMRSPLLMKSPPLMHSPPKVTSPPRVYSPPLVGSPPTRKTDSLDLKKEDVERPTKGPVAR; encoded by the coding sequence ATGGATAGTTCACCCGATCTATCCTTGAAGTTACGTCGTGGCTCGAGCGATTCACGTGACAACTTCTACATGGATTTTGCGCAAGGCATTGACTCTGACATCGAGGAGGTGGATAATAGCGCTTTGGCGCTTGAGCCGCAACAGCCACCGCCACCACCCTTGCCCGTTATGGCGCCTGAAGATGCACTTGGTGCTGGCTTTATACCGCCTCCGCCGCTGCCCATGCAGGGCCAACCGCTGCCAACACTCACCGAACACGATGATCTACcaccaacaccaccaccacATCACCCCACTGACACCGCAGTCGATTCGCCACCCGCTTCGCCTACTTCATCGGTACTCGAAATgataccaccaccaccactatcACCACCTATGGCAACACCGCCTCCACCAGTACGCGCCATGGCACCACCTTCGCCACCCATTGAAACCGAAGATGAGGGAGATGACGCCGATGTAGATGAGGAGGAAGAAGAGGATGATGATAAGTCAACTCCGCCACCTCCATTGCCACCACTGCCATCGAATTTTTCTTATGTGCATGGCAATGGTGCGCATGGCGTGAACGGTGTTACACCACCGACGACCAAGTCGCCCTCAACATCACCATCACCACCAGACACCCCACCGCCATGTCCTAAAATGACATTACCCATGAAGTTGGCCTCGCCACCTCCACCTATGCACGCACAAGCGCCATTGCCATTGACACCGCCTTCGGAGAGTGATCAATCTCAACCTAATTCACCGCCACCACCATTGCCACAGCATGCCGCCCTACCACAATCACCACCACGTTCGGTTGGTTCACCTACCAGCTCAGCTGGCTCGCAACCACGCTCGATTGGTTCGCAACAGCGCGTCGTTGTGGGTTCACCACCGCACTCCACAAGTTCCCAACCACGTTCCGTGGGCTCACCGCAGGGCTCGATTGGTTCACCGCCACGCAGTAGAGAACTTGCAATGGACGATGGTCCAGCTACACCGTCACCAGATTTCGGTGAGCCAAGCGATGTTATAGCCGCCGCTTTGGCTGCCGCGGTTGAAGTGAAGTCAGCTGAGCTAATTCAAGGTATTACCTATGGCACTGCCTACCATATGATCGATGAGACCAAATCATCAAATGAAGATGAATCCACCACTATAACCACTCCTCCGAGCAATGGATATTCAGCTTCTTCCATCATTCCGCCACCAGCTGATCAGTTAGGTGAATTGGAACAAGATACTGGCATGATGTTAGCTGATATACCGCCACCACCAGGAATGGAAGATGAATTACCTATCGAAGAACAGGAAGAGGAAATGGAAGTAGAAGAAGATGCTAAAAAACAGGCGGCAGAACTTATggaagtcgatgaaattattgaagatgAACAAACGTCAAGTGAAAAAACTCCAATCTCCGAGCGTCAACTGAGCGACGCTATAACCGAGGATCACACAACCGCCGATACGCCAGCAGACGAGATAGTTGAGACACGTGGCACTCCGACATCACAGGCAACACCACGCGGCACGCCACATCCTACACCGCCAACTTCTGGTTCGCCTAAGAAAAAGCGTAGTAGTGTTACCGGCAGTGGCGGAAGCGGCTCGGGTAGTCGCAGCGCTAGTCGGAGTGCTAGCCATAGCGGTAGTCATGGCAGCGGTAGTCGTAATGCCAGTCGCAGCGGTAGCGTACGCGGCAGTGTTGCATCTCGTGCTGGTAGTATTGCAGCTGCCTCGGTGGCATCGGCCGCAGCATCCATTGCATCGGGCTCGCAACCGGTCATTGAAGCAGTAGCATCTACAGTTGCCGTGGCATCACCACAACCCTCAGTTAAATCGATACGCAGTCAACCGTCGATAAAGTCGTCGTACTCGAAACATAGCGCTTCGCCACCGGTGATGAAAAGTCCGCCTGAGGGCGATCGGCCACCGGTAATGCCATCGCCACCAGCGATGCGTTCACCACTGCTCATGAAGAGTCCACCATTGATGCATAGTCCACCGAAGGTGACCAGCCCACCAAGAGTGTATAGTCCTCCATTGGTAGGTAGTCCACCTACGCGTAAAACGGATTCCTTGGATTTGAAGAAAGAAGACGTAGAAAGACCAACGAAAGGCCCAGTTGCAAGGTAA